In one Thermosipho ferrireducens genomic region, the following are encoded:
- a CDS encoding YceD family protein has protein sequence MKWIINVKDVIANKKLKIEGNYEKDVIELHTGTYKVINGIFSVKVSLVYTNNTIVVGGYVRGKVERPCDRCLEMSVMELNGTIEAVYDLKNEPNFKNSEIEDLKNVIYYKGDTIDLEERIIEALIVAAPDVFYCKETCRGLCPYCGVNLNKNPDHKCEKNESYTINKSAFSKLEKLKDMLNKNEKEEG, from the coding sequence TTGAAGTGGATTATAAATGTCAAAGATGTCATAGCAAACAAAAAACTCAAAATAGAAGGAAACTATGAAAAAGATGTAATAGAGCTTCACACAGGGACTTACAAAGTAATTAATGGCATTTTTTCCGTTAAAGTTTCTTTAGTTTATACCAATAACACTATAGTAGTTGGCGGGTACGTTCGAGGAAAAGTTGAAAGACCATGTGATAGATGCCTTGAAATGTCTGTAATGGAACTTAACGGTACAATAGAAGCTGTTTATGACTTAAAAAATGAACCAAATTTTAAAAATTCCGAAATAGAAGATCTAAAAAATGTGATATACTACAAAGGTGATACTATAGATCTCGAAGAACGAATAATCGAAGCGCTAATTGTTGCAGCGCCAGATGTGTTTTACTGTAAAGAGACTTGCAGAGGGCTCTGCCCATATTGTGGAGTGAACTTAAACAAAAACCCCGATCACAAGTGCGAAAAAAACGAAAGCTATACGATAAACAAGTCCGCTTTTTCAAAATTAGAAAAATTAAAAGATATGTTGAATAAAAATGAAAAAGAGGAGGGATAA
- a CDS encoding amino acid ABC transporter ATP-binding protein yields the protein MSEILKIENLQKSFGHLKVLKGINLSVDRGETIVIIGPSGGGKSTLLRCINHLEEYEDGKIIFLGEVIDRHNTNLNKIRTKIGMVFQHFNLFPHMSVLENLTLAPIKVKKLSQETVIEKAKELLKRVGLLEKINSYPESLSGGQKQRVAIARALMMEPVLMLFDEPTSALDPELVGEVLEVMKDLARSGMTMIVVTHEMGFAREVADRIIFIDKGVVVEEGTPEKIMNNPQHQRTREFLRHIL from the coding sequence GTGAGTGAAATTTTAAAAATAGAGAACTTGCAAAAAAGTTTCGGCCATCTAAAAGTATTAAAAGGAATAAACCTCTCAGTAGACCGCGGAGAAACAATTGTCATAATCGGACCAAGTGGCGGCGGAAAAAGTACCTTGCTTAGATGTATAAACCATTTAGAAGAATATGAAGATGGAAAAATTATTTTCCTGGGAGAAGTAATAGACAGGCATAACACCAATTTAAATAAAATTCGAACAAAAATAGGTATGGTTTTCCAGCACTTCAACCTTTTCCCACACATGTCTGTTCTCGAAAACCTGACTCTTGCTCCTATAAAAGTTAAAAAATTATCTCAAGAAACGGTTATCGAAAAAGCAAAAGAACTTCTGAAAAGAGTTGGGCTTCTTGAAAAGATAAACTCCTACCCCGAAAGTCTTTCAGGAGGGCAAAAACAACGAGTAGCAATTGCGCGCGCACTTATGATGGAACCTGTTCTGATGTTATTTGATGAACCAACATCTGCTCTTGATCCAGAACTCGTTGGAGAAGTATTAGAAGTAATGAAAGACTTAGCGCGCTCAGGTATGACTATGATTGTCGTAACCCACGAGATGGGCTTTGCCAGAGAAGTTGCTGATAGAATCATTTTTATCGATAAAGGTGTGGTTGTAGAAGAAGGAACGCCTGAAAAAATAATGAATAATCCTCAGCACCAAAGAACCAGAGAATTCCTGCGCCATATTCTTTAA
- the fliG gene encoding flagellar motor switch protein FliG: MPEKGIAGKRKAAILLVLMGPETAANVLKNLDDTEVEQLTIEIANLGKVSDEEREAVLQEFQNLTKARELLLSGGIDYAKEMLIKAFGPERAMKIIERLVSNLQVKPFEFMRLADPVQIVNFLQSEHPQTIALVLSFLDPPIAAQVLSSLPENVQTEVVKRIALLERASPDVVKEIEKNLEKKFSGLGVQTMSQVGGIDTAAEIINNIDRATERAIMEKLGYESPELAEEIRRRLFVFEDLLKLDDRSVQLVLREVDTRDLAIALKGASEELKEKIFNNMSKRAAQLLKDELEFMGPVRVKDVEEAQQKIINVVRRLEEAGEIVIARGGGEELIV; encoded by the coding sequence ATGCCTGAAAAGGGAATAGCAGGTAAAAGAAAAGCTGCAATTTTATTGGTTTTGATGGGGCCAGAAACCGCGGCTAATGTTCTGAAAAATTTAGATGATACAGAAGTGGAACAACTAACCATAGAAATAGCAAATCTTGGGAAAGTGAGTGATGAAGAAAGAGAAGCGGTTCTTCAGGAGTTTCAAAATCTTACCAAAGCAAGAGAATTACTTTTGTCCGGTGGTATTGATTATGCTAAAGAGATGTTGATAAAAGCTTTTGGTCCAGAAAGAGCTATGAAGATAATTGAAAGACTTGTTTCGAACCTCCAGGTGAAACCTTTTGAATTTATGAGACTTGCGGATCCAGTTCAGATAGTTAATTTCCTTCAATCTGAGCATCCTCAAACGATAGCTCTCGTACTGAGCTTTTTAGATCCCCCTATTGCGGCGCAAGTTTTATCTTCGCTGCCTGAAAATGTACAGACAGAGGTTGTTAAAAGAATAGCGTTGCTTGAAAGGGCATCGCCGGATGTTGTAAAAGAAATAGAGAAAAATCTTGAAAAGAAATTCTCCGGTCTGGGTGTTCAAACAATGAGTCAGGTTGGAGGAATTGACACAGCTGCTGAAATTATTAATAACATAGATAGAGCAACAGAAAGAGCCATTATGGAAAAGCTTGGATATGAATCTCCAGAACTTGCAGAGGAAATCAGGCGCAGGCTATTTGTATTTGAGGATCTTCTCAAACTTGATGATAGATCTGTACAGCTGGTGTTAAGAGAAGTTGATACACGTGATCTTGCTATAGCTTTAAAAGGCGCTTCAGAAGAACTTAAAGAAAAAATATTTAACAACATGTCAAAGAGGGCTGCACAATTACTCAAAGACGAACTTGAATTTATGGGGCCAGTGCGGGTAAAAGATGTGGAAGAGGCCCAGCAAAAAATAATAAATGTTGTAAGGCGTCTGGAAGAAGCGGGAGAGATAGTTATAGCCAGAGGTGGCGGAGAAGAATTAATTGTTTAA
- a CDS encoding amino acid ABC transporter permease translates to MGGITTVVENFPFLLLGAWDTLRLTFFSVLIGLIIGTFVGMGRLSKLKIINIPCTAYVEFLRGTPLLVQISIVYFGLPQLGIQLDAYPAAITALGLNSGAYIAEIVRAGIQSISRGQYEAARSLGLTHWQTMRYIILPQAFKNILPALGNEFITLTKDSSLASVIGVTELMRRGQFVITRTFQTFSIYFGVALIYFILTFIISRITRYVEKRMAVA, encoded by the coding sequence ATGGGAGGAATAACAACAGTTGTAGAAAACTTTCCTTTTTTACTCCTTGGAGCCTGGGATACATTAAGATTAACGTTTTTTTCCGTGTTAATAGGTTTAATTATAGGAACCTTTGTAGGAATGGGAAGACTATCGAAACTCAAAATAATAAACATTCCATGTACTGCGTACGTTGAATTTTTAAGAGGAACGCCTCTTTTAGTACAAATTTCTATTGTTTATTTTGGACTCCCACAACTTGGCATACAATTAGACGCATACCCAGCTGCAATAACAGCTCTGGGATTGAACAGTGGCGCCTACATAGCAGAAATTGTGCGAGCTGGCATCCAATCTATTTCTCGGGGACAATATGAGGCGGCTCGCTCGCTTGGATTAACCCACTGGCAAACAATGAGATATATAATTCTGCCTCAGGCATTTAAAAACATACTACCCGCCCTTGGAAATGAATTTATTACACTGACAAAAGATAGTTCACTCGCTTCTGTAATAGGTGTTACAGAATTAATGAGAAGAGGGCAATTTGTTATCACACGAACGTTCCAGACTTTTTCTATTTACTTTGGAGTAGCCCTGATATACTTCATTCTTACGTTTATAATTTCCAGAATCACAAGATATGTAGAAAAAAGGATGGCGGTAGCGTGA
- a CDS encoding lytic transglycosylase domain-containing protein — MIRLTFILILIWSTLFAFAFVHDPVLYLTSSRLNVQFQFYTNGVQFSIYNPIVYRIVSFNTFTKNMRYPSIVKGLAYLESGFNIHALSGVGAMGIAQFKDIAAKDYGVSNAWNPSQALNGADRMLRFLVKEYGSLEKALAIYNVGASNYKESASMRKAGKNYAQKVFSLANKISNNSSLYDRYVLYISGGYFVTEDSTLITAGVGGMWSILGTTDFDVFSDFEFSKDATGVNISEVTIGADAFVRLSHFNSLVFGYRLGYNNSVVKSGPVLGYFHTKPVGYNFGLKYDFSEGFDISAFSIIVGYGAKSWRLGAGYDSLRKNIFFELRF; from the coding sequence ATGATCAGGTTGACTTTTATTTTGATACTAATTTGGTCTACCCTTTTTGCTTTTGCATTTGTACACGATCCAGTATTATACCTTACATCTTCAAGACTAAACGTGCAATTTCAATTTTACACCAACGGGGTACAATTTTCCATATATAATCCTATAGTTTACAGAATCGTATCATTTAATACATTTACGAAAAACATGCGGTATCCCAGTATAGTAAAAGGGTTAGCCTATCTTGAATCAGGCTTTAATATTCATGCTTTGTCAGGTGTTGGAGCTATGGGAATTGCTCAGTTTAAAGATATTGCGGCAAAAGATTATGGGGTGTCAAACGCCTGGAATCCATCGCAAGCTTTAAATGGGGCGGACAGAATGCTGAGATTTCTTGTGAAAGAGTACGGAAGTCTTGAAAAAGCACTTGCTATTTATAATGTTGGAGCTTCAAATTATAAAGAAAGTGCGAGCATGCGTAAGGCGGGGAAAAATTATGCACAAAAAGTATTTTCTCTGGCAAATAAAATAAGTAACAATTCATCTTTATATGATAGATATGTGCTGTATATTTCTGGAGGATATTTTGTTACTGAAGATTCGACACTTATAACAGCTGGTGTTGGGGGAATGTGGAGTATTTTAGGTACAACTGATTTTGATGTGTTTTCCGATTTTGAATTTTCAAAAGATGCTACAGGAGTTAATATTTCAGAAGTAACAATTGGTGCCGACGCTTTTGTGAGGTTAAGCCATTTTAACTCATTAGTATTTGGTTATAGATTGGGTTATAATAATTCAGTGGTGAAATCAGGGCCGGTACTTGGATATTTTCATACAAAGCCTGTGGGGTATAATTTTGGATTAAAATACGATTTCTCTGAGGGATTTGACATTTCAGCTTTTTCCATTATTGTTGGTTATGGGGCAAAAAGTTGGCGTTTAGGTGCAGGATATGATAGTTTACGAAAAAATATATTTTTTGAATTGAGATTTTGA
- the glmS gene encoding glutamine--fructose-6-phosphate transaminase (isomerizing), whose translation MCGIVGIVGTEFTVGELIDDLQKLEYRGYDSAGVAFLSTEKVNIKKSIGRISNLRKIVEPDLFSNIGIAHTRWATHGAPNDINAHPHSDCTGNIAIVHNGIIENYAELREILIKNGHTIKSDTDTEVIAHLIEENYEGDLYSAVLKSVKKLKGAYAIAVMHKAHPETLIAARKGSPLVVGKANDKTILASDITPIIKYTKDVVFLEDGDIAILKGNDIRITDVNGNIVLRKTIHITWDESSAEKGGYKHFMIKEIYEEPEAIESALVGRIKLEGPFLKEIEEFNLETINKIKVVACGTSYHAALVFKYFLEKHINIDVEVDVASEFRYRNVYIDDNTAVIAISQSGETADTLESVRVVKRKGAKVIAITNVVGSTITRESDATIYMNAGPEIGVAATKTYINQLVVLYLLGMSILKKRNVWSENLEKDLNFLKNSPDIFRKMFETIDLKELISYYKNFNHFMYIGRGINYPTALEGALKLKEISYINATAYPAGELKHGPIALLDPTFPVFAIAPKDSLYEKMKSNIEESKARKARIIAITTEGNKEISSIADDVIFVPESPEDMYPLVIAPIIQIFAYFVADMKGYDPDKPRNLAKSVTVE comes from the coding sequence ATGTGCGGAATAGTAGGGATAGTGGGGACTGAGTTTACTGTTGGAGAATTGATAGATGATCTTCAAAAACTTGAATACAGAGGTTATGATTCTGCAGGTGTTGCTTTCTTATCCACGGAAAAAGTAAACATAAAGAAATCTATAGGAAGAATAAGCAATCTTAGAAAAATAGTTGAACCTGACCTGTTCTCAAACATCGGCATAGCCCACACAAGGTGGGCAACCCATGGTGCGCCAAATGACATAAATGCTCATCCCCACTCTGATTGTACAGGTAATATAGCCATTGTTCATAACGGAATAATAGAAAACTACGCTGAGCTTCGTGAAATATTAATAAAAAACGGTCACACTATCAAATCAGATACAGACACTGAAGTTATTGCGCATCTTATTGAAGAAAATTATGAAGGAGATCTGTACTCTGCCGTACTCAAAAGTGTTAAAAAATTAAAAGGTGCATACGCTATTGCTGTTATGCACAAAGCACATCCTGAAACACTCATAGCGGCAAGAAAAGGAAGCCCTCTTGTTGTTGGAAAGGCTAATGACAAAACAATTTTAGCCTCTGATATAACCCCAATAATAAAATACACAAAGGATGTTGTATTCCTTGAAGATGGTGATATTGCAATTTTGAAAGGAAATGATATTAGAATAACAGACGTCAATGGAAATATAGTATTAAGGAAAACTATTCATATTACCTGGGACGAGTCGTCTGCAGAAAAAGGTGGATATAAACATTTTATGATAAAAGAAATATACGAAGAACCTGAAGCAATTGAAAGCGCGCTTGTAGGGAGAATAAAACTTGAGGGACCATTTTTGAAAGAAATTGAAGAATTTAATCTGGAAACTATTAACAAAATTAAAGTAGTCGCCTGTGGAACAAGTTATCATGCTGCTTTAGTATTCAAATATTTCCTTGAAAAACATATAAACATAGATGTAGAAGTGGACGTTGCTTCAGAATTCAGGTATAGAAACGTTTATATTGACGATAATACCGCAGTTATAGCAATTTCTCAATCAGGAGAGACCGCTGATACATTAGAATCTGTTAGAGTTGTAAAGAGAAAAGGTGCAAAAGTAATAGCAATAACCAACGTTGTTGGTTCCACAATTACCCGGGAAAGCGACGCTACAATCTACATGAATGCAGGCCCGGAAATAGGGGTAGCTGCTACAAAAACATATATAAATCAGTTAGTTGTATTATATTTACTTGGAATGAGTATTTTGAAGAAAAGAAACGTATGGTCTGAAAATTTAGAAAAAGACCTGAACTTTTTGAAAAATTCCCCGGATATTTTCAGAAAAATGTTTGAAACAATAGATTTAAAAGAACTTATTTCATATTATAAAAACTTTAACCACTTTATGTACATAGGACGTGGAATAAATTACCCAACTGCTCTGGAAGGAGCGTTGAAATTAAAGGAAATTAGTTATATAAATGCAACAGCATATCCAGCTGGCGAATTAAAACATGGACCTATCGCTCTTCTTGACCCAACTTTTCCCGTTTTTGCAATAGCTCCAAAAGATTCGCTTTATGAAAAAATGAAAAGTAATATAGAGGAATCAAAAGCAAGAAAGGCAAGAATTATTGCAATAACAACTGAAGGAAACAAAGAAATTTCATCGATAGCTGATGATGTTATTTTTGTGCCAGAAAGCCCGGAAGATATGTACCCGCTGGTTATTGCTCCCATTATTCAAATATTCGCTTATTTTGTTGCTGACATGAAAGGATACGATCCAGATAAGCCTCGCAATCTTGCAAAAAGTGTGACTGTAGAATAA
- a CDS encoding flagellar M-ring protein FliF C-terminal domain-containing protein, with translation MAEPRASVQLVLEPGVTLSKEQIKGIIYLLTGAVEGLKPENVKVIDNYGRALSDLVNLSGSLYAAGTKIELKMQLENYYRSKIKPALENVFGIDRVEVITDVRLNWEKTEKTITTYSSPRGGLLRSQEKETEKTVNKPANGGPVGTESNVPTTLYQSVESSESTVYEKTHEISNYELNQIVENIVNNSEGEIEDISVSVIIDSSSTVLNSMNKEEVKKVVSDIVQKSILANSRDATLAYSLAFIPFSRELEEQINMELEKQRLQQSFIYKMILILIATVLIFFGSYGTIVQIRKVKARKLIEERYKTLEEEVKRKIEETSKEEAEELLSEAQKVIEELKAYARKIAEKSPEEAAAVIRIWLSERG, from the coding sequence ATGGCGGAACCCCGGGCCTCGGTACAGCTTGTTTTAGAACCAGGTGTAACACTTTCTAAAGAACAAATAAAAGGTATAATTTATCTTTTGACAGGTGCGGTTGAAGGATTAAAACCGGAAAATGTGAAGGTGATTGACAACTACGGTAGAGCATTAAGTGATCTTGTTAATTTAAGTGGAAGTCTTTATGCGGCAGGAACGAAAATAGAACTTAAAATGCAGCTTGAAAATTATTACAGATCAAAAATCAAACCTGCGCTTGAAAATGTTTTTGGTATAGATAGGGTAGAAGTTATTACGGATGTGAGATTAAATTGGGAGAAAACAGAAAAAACCATAACAACTTACAGTTCTCCAAGAGGCGGACTATTGAGAAGTCAGGAAAAAGAAACTGAAAAAACTGTAAATAAGCCTGCAAATGGAGGGCCAGTAGGAACAGAATCTAATGTGCCAACAACATTGTATCAATCTGTGGAAAGTAGTGAATCAACGGTTTATGAGAAGACCCATGAGATTTCAAATTATGAGCTAAATCAGATAGTTGAAAATATAGTAAATAATTCGGAAGGAGAAATAGAAGATATTTCCGTATCTGTTATAATTGATTCTTCGTCCACAGTGTTGAATTCCATGAATAAGGAAGAGGTAAAAAAAGTGGTGTCTGATATTGTGCAAAAAAGCATTCTGGCAAATTCCAGGGATGCTACACTTGCTTATTCGCTTGCATTTATACCCTTTAGCAGGGAATTGGAAGAACAGATAAATATGGAGCTGGAGAAGCAGCGATTGCAACAAAGCTTCATATATAAAATGATTCTAATATTGATAGCTACCGTTCTGATATTCTTTGGATCTTATGGAACAATTGTCCAGATACGAAAAGTTAAAGCTCGAAAACTCATAGAAGAAAGGTATAAAACCCTTGAGGAAGAGGTTAAAAGAAAGATTGAAGAAACAAGTAAAGAAGAAGCTGAGGAATTACTATCTGAAGCGCAAAAAGTTATTGAGGAACTTAAAGCATATGCCAGAAAAATTGCTGAAAAATCTCCAGAAGAGGCAGCGGCTGTTATCAGAATATGGCTTTCTGAAAGAGGGTGA
- a CDS encoding 3'-5' exonuclease has protein sequence MFDETVFCVMDTETTGLNPFYGDRIIEVAIVPVYKGKIVEEWIYHSLINPKIRIPALVEKIHKISNSEIANAPGLENMVNSIRAYSKGTVFVMHNANFDLSFVDFATKEIGEFPISFRYIDTLEICQVLYGRKRSLESLIREFKIGENVPHRALEDAILTAKVFIKLVEKIGYRHISEFIRKWQGRGY, from the coding sequence TTGTTTGACGAAACAGTTTTTTGTGTTATGGATACCGAAACTACAGGATTAAACCCATTTTATGGTGATAGAATAATAGAAGTTGCAATAGTTCCAGTTTATAAGGGAAAAATAGTTGAAGAGTGGATTTACCACTCTCTTATAAACCCGAAAATAAGAATACCTGCACTTGTTGAGAAAATTCATAAAATTTCGAATAGTGAGATAGCGAACGCTCCCGGACTCGAAAACATGGTGAATAGCATTCGCGCTTATTCCAAAGGTACAGTTTTTGTTATGCATAATGCAAATTTCGATCTATCGTTTGTTGACTTCGCAACAAAGGAAATAGGAGAATTTCCTATTTCTTTTCGATACATTGATACCCTGGAAATTTGCCAGGTTTTGTATGGCAGAAAAAGATCTCTGGAAAGCTTAATAAGGGAATTTAAGATAGGTGAAAATGTTCCACATAGAGCTCTTGAGGATGCTATTTTGACGGCTAAGGTTTTTATAAAATTGGTAGAGAAGATAGGTTATAGACATATTTCAGAATTTATTCGGAAATGGCAGGGGAGGGGGTATTAA
- a CDS encoding PhoH family protein: MVKNFILDTNVLIHDPLSIYSFQDNNVLIPLPVLEELDKLKRNPGNVGKSARDVIRELDKLREKGKLSEGVKLDSGGTLKVITLSREVKEHVDFLFEKYVDNWILVYTLHVKNSSKIPTFLVSKDINLRVKADSLGIPTQDYLSDRSELETLNPGYFETANIEKCDRASLYPNLYIDDRRRYYRFDGENFIELHKKIEAWGIKPRNREQFFAMDALLNDNIKLVSLIGIAGTGKTFITLACALQKAVTEQKYEKIIVARPLVAMGGKEIGYLPGSYEEKMRPWMAPIYDNLEYLFRIANMNMKEFMKKGILEIEALTYIRGRSIPNQLIIIDEAQNLTPHEVKTILTRAGENTKVVLLGDVYQIDTPYLDKNSNGLIYAATKFLNSSLAAHIVLIKGERSTLATEAANLL, translated from the coding sequence ATGGTAAAGAACTTTATACTGGATACAAATGTTTTGATTCATGATCCATTGTCAATTTACTCATTCCAGGATAACAATGTTTTAATACCATTGCCAGTACTCGAAGAACTTGACAAACTTAAAAGAAATCCAGGTAATGTTGGAAAGTCTGCCAGAGACGTTATACGTGAACTTGATAAACTCCGCGAAAAGGGGAAACTTTCTGAAGGAGTAAAGCTGGACAGTGGAGGGACATTGAAAGTAATAACTCTTTCAAGAGAGGTTAAAGAGCACGTTGATTTTTTGTTTGAAAAGTATGTTGATAACTGGATATTGGTTTACACACTTCATGTAAAAAACAGTTCAAAAATTCCGACATTTTTAGTTTCCAAAGATATAAATTTGAGGGTGAAAGCCGATTCTCTTGGAATACCAACTCAGGATTATTTAAGTGATAGGTCAGAGCTTGAAACTTTAAACCCGGGATATTTTGAAACTGCCAATATAGAAAAATGTGATAGGGCATCTCTTTACCCAAATTTATATATTGATGATAGGCGGCGATATTACAGATTTGATGGGGAAAATTTTATAGAGTTGCATAAGAAGATTGAAGCGTGGGGAATAAAACCGCGAAATCGTGAGCAATTCTTTGCTATGGATGCTCTTTTAAACGATAATATAAAACTGGTATCTCTTATAGGAATTGCAGGGACGGGAAAAACTTTTATTACTCTGGCATGTGCTCTTCAGAAGGCGGTTACTGAGCAAAAATATGAAAAAATAATAGTTGCTCGACCTCTTGTAGCTATGGGGGGGAAAGAAATAGGTTACCTTCCCGGAAGTTATGAGGAAAAAATGCGTCCGTGGATGGCGCCTATTTATGATAATCTTGAGTATCTTTTCAGAATAGCCAACATGAATATGAAAGAATTTATGAAGAAAGGGATACTTGAAATAGAAGCTTTAACATATATAAGAGGACGCTCTATACCAAACCAATTAATTATAATAGATGAGGCGCAGAATCTAACCCCGCATGAAGTAAAAACAATACTTACAAGAGCGGGGGAAAATACCAAGGTAGTACTTCTGGGAGATGTTTATCAGATAGATACCCCATATTTAGATAAAAACAGTAATGGACTTATTTACGCTGCTACAAAATTTTTGAACAGTTCATTGGCTGCGCATATTGTTCTTATAAAAGGGGAGCGTTCTACTCTTGCAACAGAGGCGGCAAATTTATTGTGA
- the rpmF gene encoding 50S ribosomal protein L32, whose protein sequence is MAVPKQKRSRSRTHHKRAKIYRAFSVPVSVCPNCGAPKLPHRVCLSCGYYGKKQVFELAK, encoded by the coding sequence ATGGCTGTTCCAAAACAAAAAAGATCTCGCAGCAGAACACATCATAAAAGAGCAAAAATTTACAGAGCCTTTTCAGTACCAGTTTCTGTTTGTCCAAACTGTGGCGCTCCCAAGCTTCCTCACAGGGTATGTTTGAGCTGTGGATACTATGGAAAGAAACAGGTGTTTGAATTAGCAAAATGA
- a CDS encoding basic amino acid ABC transporter substrate-binding protein has translation MKKMIVVILSVIIFSMVFSATITEIKAKGKLLVGTEPTFPPFEYVDENNNIVGFDIDIAQRIADKLGVKLEIVNLPFDSLIPALMQNKIDLIIAGMTITEKRAKVVDFSVPYFNANQSIVVREGEKFRPVKLEDLKGRKVAVQLGTTGDIVVSEISEIKVVRFQKFTDAFLELQNKRVDAVVLDEAVARAYVKKFPKFVVSAVIDTGEKYGIAVKKGNSELLNFVNNVISEMFKSPYDLLVEKWFEKAQQ, from the coding sequence ATGAAAAAAATGATAGTGGTAATACTGTCTGTCATCATTTTTTCCATGGTATTTTCCGCCACAATTACAGAAATAAAGGCAAAAGGTAAGCTATTAGTTGGTACAGAACCAACTTTTCCTCCATTTGAATATGTCGATGAAAATAACAATATAGTAGGTTTCGATATTGACATTGCACAACGTATAGCGGACAAACTTGGCGTAAAGCTTGAAATTGTGAATTTACCATTTGACTCCCTGATACCCGCCTTAATGCAAAATAAAATCGATCTTATAATAGCCGGGATGACAATTACCGAAAAACGTGCTAAAGTCGTAGATTTTTCCGTCCCATATTTCAACGCAAATCAGTCTATAGTCGTCAGAGAAGGTGAGAAATTCAGGCCAGTAAAATTAGAAGATTTAAAAGGAAGGAAAGTAGCAGTTCAACTTGGCACTACTGGAGACATAGTCGTTTCAGAAATTTCAGAAATAAAAGTCGTCAGATTCCAGAAATTTACTGACGCTTTCCTCGAACTTCAAAACAAACGAGTTGATGCTGTTGTTTTAGACGAAGCTGTGGCCCGGGCTTATGTAAAAAAATTCCCAAAATTTGTCGTTTCAGCTGTAATTGATACCGGTGAAAAATACGGAATAGCAGTTAAAAAAGGAAATTCTGAGCTTTTGAATTTTGTAAACAACGTGATTTCAGAAATGTTCAAAAGTCCTTATGATTTACTTGTAGAAAAATGGTTTGAAAAAGCTCAACAATGA